The Streptococcus sp. oral taxon 431 nucleotide sequence GAAGAAAGATGAACTTCAGAGTCTAGATGATTTGATCCAAGATGCTAAAGAAACGATTGAAGAAGAGGTGGAACCAGTAGAAGAAATCTCTGAATCAGAAAAGTTTGCTGAAGAAGAGGGAGTAGCAACTGAAGAAGTTCTCCTTTCGCCACTAGAAGAAACTTTAGTTATGGACAAAAATCTTGTAGAGGAAGTATTTGAACCTGAACAGGTAGAAAATGAGGAAACTTCACAAGAAGAAACCCCAATTCTAGCTCGCTCTCTTCAAGAAGAGGATGAGCCACGACGCAAAAAACTGTGGGTCATCTTGTCAGCTATTTTAGCGATTATTGTCTTGATTATTGGAGGTAGCTACTACGTTTATCGTCAAATTACTCGTTCTTCACAAGAAATTCAGTCTCAGTCATCTGATGCAGGTTTGGTAAGTAATCAAGCAATTCTCGATCAATTTAACAGTCTCTATGAAACTTTTTATACTGATGAGAATAAAACTGCCCTAAAAAATGGTCAGTTTAGTCAACTGAATCAACTCAAAGAACTTTTAGATAAACTTGAGGGAGCTAGAGAGCATACTCTTGCTAAATCAAAATACGATAGTCTTGAAACACAAATCAAGGCAGTTCAAGACGTTAATGCTCAATTTGAAACGCCAGCTATTACAGATGGTGTTCTAGATACAAATGCTAAAGTAAAGGCAGATGCTAAATTTACCGAAGTCAAGACTGGGAATACTGAAATTGATAAACTGCTAGATAAGGCTATTAGTCTCGGTAAGAGTCAACTTTCAAGTTCTACAAGCTCAAGCAGTAGTCAGTCAAGTTCATCAAGCCAAACAGAGTCAAGCTCAGCAACTGAAAGCAATGCTAGCAGCTCTGCTAATGCATCAACTTCAGCGGGTGAAACAGCCTCAGCAAATAATATCCTAAATAGTGGACTAGCAAGCAATGGTGTGAACCTACAAAGAAGTGTCAGTCGAGTACCGTACAATCAAGCCGCTGTAAGTGATAGTAGTAATCCTGCTTGGACTTTTGCAGATGGTG carries:
- the mapZ gene encoding cell division site-positioning protein MapZ gives rise to the protein MDQKDKKEELLEPEKISQEPQFDFEEAKDLTVGQVIRKNEEIEAGVTPDDTILDKYIKQHREEIEADKFTNIQAKKDELQSLDDLIQDAKETIEEEVEPVEEISESEKFAEEEGVATEEVLLSPLEETLVMDKNLVEEVFEPEQVENEETSQEETPILARSLQEEDEPRRKKLWVILSAILAIIVLIIGGSYYVYRQITRSSQEIQSQSSDAGLVSNQAILDQFNSLYETFYTDENKTALKNGQFSQLNQLKELLDKLEGAREHTLAKSKYDSLETQIKAVQDVNAQFETPAITDGVLDTNAKVKADAKFTEVKTGNTEIDKLLDKAISLGKSQLSSSTSSSSSQSSSSSQTESSSATESNASSSANASTSAGETASANNILNSGLASNGVNLQRSVSRVPYNQAAVSDSSNPAWTFADGVLERILETSRARGYITGNQYILEPVNIVNGNGYYNLYKPDGTYLFTLNCKTGYFVGNGSGHADDLDY